Sequence from the Pseudomonadota bacterium genome:
GAAAAAAATGGCTTTTTCCAAAAAGAAAGAGAAAGAGGCAGAAGCCCTGGGGTTTTTTCACCGATGTCGATAAAAGCCAGTCCTAAGTTTTTATGAATATCTAAAACCGACCCTTTATAAATATGCCCAATTTGGCTGGCATAAGAAATACGAAACTCGAGAGGAGCTTGCTTTTGCTCTTCAAGCAAAGCAAGATTAAGCTGATCTGATGAACGTGAGACGAGAAGAAGTGTATTCATAAAAGATCTTTTTTTTGAAAAAGAAAAAAGGTATTTGTAGACAATAAGGATAATCTTAACCATGCGACTTGTATTATATCAACCAGAAATTCCTCAAAATGCTGGAACGCTTCTTCGTATGGCCGCTTGTTTTGGAATTTCTGTGGACATGATTGAGCCTTTGGGCTTTGTTTTTTCAGAGCGACGTATGCGACGGGCGGGAATGGATTACATAGATTTCGTGGATCTTTCAATTCATACGTCTTGGCATGCTTTTCAAGCACAGCAAACAAAAAGGCGTCTCATTCTCTTATCTCCTTCAGCGTCTCTTTCATATGTAAATTTTCAATTTGAGAAGAGTGATGCATTGATGGTTGGGCGGGAAAGTGATGGCGTGCCAGAGGGTGTTAAAAAAGAGTGTTCTTATCAAATCTCGATTCCTATGAAATCGGGGTTTAGATCTTTAAATGTTGCAATTGCAGCCAGTATGGTTTTAGGAGAAGCCTTACGACAAACAGGATTTGAGGTATAATGGAAAGCAAGTATATAGAGTCTTGGAAAAATCAAAGAATAAAAGCTGAAGGCTGGTTTACGTTGCTTCGGGATAAGATTTGTAAA
This genomic interval carries:
- a CDS encoding tRNA (cytidine(34)-2'-O)-methyltransferase; translated protein: MRLVLYQPEIPQNAGTLLRMAACFGISVDMIEPLGFVFSERRMRRAGMDYIDFVDLSIHTSWHAFQAQQTKRRLILLSPSASLSYVNFQFEKSDALMVGRESDGVPEGVKKECSYQISIPMKSGFRSLNVAIAASMVLGEALRQTGFEV